Below is a genomic region from Acidimicrobiales bacterium.
CAAGGCGCTGCGTCCCATCGCCGAGAAGGTCATCACCAAGGCGAAGAAGGGCGGGATCCACAACCACCGCCAGGTCGTCGCCTTCCTCCGGGACAAGGAGGTGGCCTCGACGCTGTTCAGCGAGATCGGCCCCCGCTACGCCGACCGTCCCGGCGGCTACACCCGCATCCTCAAGCTCGGTCCGCGCCGCAGCGACTCGACCGAGATGGTCTATCTAGAGCTGGTGTAGGGGCCTGGGCCGGGGGGCTGGGGTCGGG
It encodes:
- the rplQ gene encoding 50S ribosomal protein L17; translated protein: MPATPKKGRRFGGDAAHQKAMMANLVASLIAAEGIVTTEAKAKALRPIAEKVITKAKKGGIHNHRQVVAFLRDKEVASTLFSEIGPRYADRPGGYTRILKLGPRRSDSTEMVYLELV